A window of the Pseudomonadales bacterium genome harbors these coding sequences:
- a CDS encoding MFS transporter: MKSDAEPWPAPRLGWYAVFVLTLAYIFSFIDRTILALLVQPIKADLGLSDTQIGILHGFAFAIFYTLMGLPIAWLADRKRRNLIISVGILIWSLMTAACGFARNFWQLFLARVGVGVGEAALSPPAYSMIADYFPPNRLGRPLGVYSSGIYLGAGLAFIVGGGVVQFFSKVPHVSVPLLGNIASWQLAFIAVGLPGILVALLMLTVKEPTRRGDSQVSASGAGFKPLFRWTSNKKAALLTHMFGFAFIGMPVQAVIAWAPTYFIRTFEFSPGQAGLALGCLALTFGASGMIAGGWLTDWFRGSGYADAPLRTGLVAAIGATPFAIGATIMPTWGLSLSMLGPLMFFVSCGIGAAPTGLQLITPNRLRAQVSALFMLVLNLVATGCGPALTAVATDYLFRDVNLVGASLALVCGIAAPLSALIFAVGLKPYARAAEMPSS, from the coding sequence GTGAAATCCGATGCCGAGCCGTGGCCAGCGCCGCGGCTCGGCTGGTACGCGGTGTTTGTATTAACCCTGGCGTATATATTTTCTTTCATCGATCGAACTATTTTGGCGTTGCTGGTACAGCCGATAAAGGCTGATCTGGGACTGTCCGATACGCAGATTGGTATTCTGCACGGTTTTGCCTTTGCGATCTTTTATACGTTGATGGGCTTACCCATTGCCTGGTTGGCCGATCGTAAAAGACGCAATTTGATTATCTCTGTGGGTATTTTGATTTGGAGTTTGATGACAGCCGCTTGCGGCTTCGCGCGCAACTTCTGGCAACTCTTTCTGGCCCGGGTTGGCGTCGGCGTCGGTGAAGCGGCCTTATCGCCTCCGGCTTACTCGATGATAGCTGATTATTTTCCGCCGAACCGTCTGGGGCGGCCTCTTGGCGTCTATTCGTCGGGTATTTATTTGGGCGCAGGGCTGGCTTTTATCGTCGGTGGTGGTGTTGTACAATTTTTTAGCAAGGTGCCGCACGTATCCGTCCCTCTGCTAGGCAATATTGCTTCCTGGCAACTTGCTTTTATTGCCGTGGGCTTGCCGGGTATTTTGGTGGCGCTGCTTATGCTGACGGTAAAAGAACCGACGCGGCGTGGCGATAGTCAGGTATCCGCTTCCGGTGCTGGGTTCAAGCCGCTATTTCGTTGGACCAGTAACAAAAAAGCGGCTCTGCTAACGCATATGTTCGGATTTGCCTTTATCGGCATGCCGGTTCAGGCAGTTATCGCCTGGGCGCCAACCTACTTTATCCGTACCTTTGAATTCAGTCCCGGCCAAGCAGGTTTGGCGTTAGGCTGCCTGGCATTAACCTTCGGTGCTTCAGGCATGATCGCGGGTGGTTGGCTGACCGATTGGTTTCGGGGCAGTGGCTACGCCGATGCGCCGCTTCGTACCGGACTGGTTGCTGCTATCGGTGCCACACCATTCGCCATCGGTGCCACCATTATGCCAACCTGGGGATTATCGCTGTCTATGCTCGGGCCTTTGATGTTCTTTGTCAGTTGTGGTATCGGTGCGGCGCCAACCGGTTTGCAATTAATCACGCCTAACCGACTACGCGCTCAAGTATCGGCTTTATTTATGCTGGTATTGAACCTGGTGGCAACAGGGTGCGGCCCTGCGCTAACGGCTGTCGCAACGGATTATCTGTTCCGCGATGTGAATCTTGTTGGGGCCTCGCTCGCTCTAGTTTGCGGCATAGCAGCCCCTCTTTCCGCACTTATTTTTGCTGTTGGCTTAAAGCCTTATGCCCGTGCAGCGGAGATGCCTTCAAGTTAA
- the queE gene encoding 7-carboxy-7-deazaguanine synthase QueE, with protein MSSESLRITEIFHSLQGETRTVGLPTVFVRLTGCPLRCQYCDTAYAFSGGEIMSVAEILGRVSCFPTDYVTVTGGEPLAQPNVLPLLSALCDKGYEVSLETSGAIRVDQVDSRVVKVLDLKTPASQESHRNLYENVEFLNPQDQIKFVICNRQDYDWAKFKMVELRLKERTDEILFSPSSGELAASELAQWILDDGLKVRLQLQLHKLLWQDAQGR; from the coding sequence ATGTCGTCCGAGTCACTCAGGATTACTGAGATTTTTCATTCCTTGCAGGGAGAAACCCGAACAGTTGGATTACCAACTGTTTTTGTGCGCTTAACCGGCTGCCCATTACGCTGTCAATACTGCGATACTGCCTACGCCTTTAGTGGCGGAGAAATAATGTCCGTGGCGGAAATACTGGGAAGGGTGAGTTGCTTTCCTACAGATTATGTCACAGTGACCGGTGGTGAGCCGCTCGCTCAACCAAATGTACTGCCATTGTTAAGTGCACTATGTGATAAAGGCTATGAAGTTTCATTGGAAACCAGTGGCGCTATTCGAGTTGATCAAGTTGACTCCAGGGTTGTTAAAGTTCTCGATTTAAAAACGCCAGCCTCGCAAGAGAGCCATCGAAATCTATATGAGAATGTAGAGTTTTTAAATCCACAGGACCAGATTAAATTCGTGATCTGCAATCGTCAGGATTATGATTGGGCGAAATTCAAAATGGTTGAATTACGATTAAAAGAACGTACTGACGAAATATTATTTTCGCCCAGTAGTGGCGAACTGGCCGCATCCGAATTGGCGCAATGGATTCTCGATGATGGTCTCAAGGTGCGACTACAATTACAGCTCCACAAATTACTTTGGCAAGATGCGCAAGGGCGCTAA
- a CDS encoding TonB-dependent receptor, whose translation MLTNKRKPLNLVIKALTNTLLMTPVILSTNAAEEPHSKGFQLEEVVVTARKREESLQDAPLAVSAFSADEMRIRQISSSDQLADITPNLTFDAFAPSSGTGSSSMIFIRGIGQTDFSAVTDPGVGLYIDGVYLSRSIGGSLDFLELERIEVLKGPQGTLFGRNTIGGAVLLYTMKPASELSGNVEIEVGSDQMSNVTANLNLPLTENLLSKFSLTSRNRDGYVKRVYGGSDLGEDDVWAGRMALQWNPSDTLEFYFTGDYTQERENGVPMVSLGINDQQTFAHIANAFDIPGCFLRPPPAPPGPGRDTGNDPNCANNTAFLGRHRNGETLNTKSDLDHWGVSLSATWEVNDWLSVKSITSYRDIDADIVSAGDQSPWVIFHREDQFEHDQFSQELQFSGVTMNDSVKWLLGLYYFEEQADNPNPVFFPSFIGNFLSGGTTDNDNFATFGQVTWDVTDRLHITAGLRYTDETKRFDPYSFIPADTTYFNPADGRLVPGDRLVPAGEVELTFDDWTPMLNIAYDLNDDVMIYVSYSEGFKSGGFDQRYNQIFPAVSSFDPEQATTWEAGMKSSWLDNRLRLNTAVFFTDYEDLHLIIREGFAPITFNGGEAEISGFEIETSFVPTDSWLLQFSVGYIDAEYTKLSQEVLAKSPIRKDFTLAQTPEWSASAGIAYTTEIKGWGTLTPRIDWVYKSEVYNDTINTPQLKADSYELINLAIAFQSVDESWDVVLAGRNLTDEEYLIAGNSAFDTGASYIEGVFDRGTQWTLSVKYNF comes from the coding sequence ATGCTAACGAACAAAAGAAAACCGTTGAATCTTGTTATTAAGGCCTTAACCAACACGCTTTTAATGACGCCGGTAATTTTGTCAACCAATGCCGCCGAAGAACCTCACAGCAAAGGATTCCAGTTGGAAGAGGTAGTGGTTACCGCGCGTAAACGGGAAGAAAGTCTACAGGACGCACCGCTGGCGGTGTCGGCATTCAGCGCAGACGAAATGCGGATTCGCCAGATAAGCTCCTCGGATCAATTGGCTGATATTACCCCCAACCTGACTTTCGATGCCTTCGCACCTTCATCCGGAACAGGTTCCTCCTCGATGATCTTTATCCGTGGTATCGGACAAACAGACTTTTCCGCGGTGACAGACCCCGGCGTCGGGCTGTACATCGATGGCGTATACCTATCCCGTTCAATCGGCGGTTCGCTGGATTTTCTCGAACTGGAACGTATTGAGGTATTAAAAGGGCCGCAGGGCACACTGTTCGGCCGTAATACCATTGGCGGCGCCGTCCTGCTCTATACCATGAAACCAGCCAGCGAGCTTAGCGGTAATGTTGAAATTGAGGTCGGCAGTGATCAGATGAGTAATGTCACCGCCAATCTTAACTTGCCTCTAACTGAAAATCTGTTGAGCAAATTCAGCCTGACCAGCCGTAACCGGGACGGCTACGTCAAACGCGTTTACGGCGGCAGTGATTTGGGCGAGGATGATGTGTGGGCCGGCCGGATGGCGTTGCAGTGGAATCCCTCCGACACACTCGAATTCTATTTTACTGGCGACTATACACAAGAGCGTGAAAACGGCGTACCTATGGTTTCGTTGGGAATTAACGACCAACAGACTTTTGCGCATATTGCTAATGCGTTCGATATTCCCGGTTGCTTTTTGCGGCCGCCGCCGGCGCCTCCCGGCCCTGGCCGCGACACCGGTAACGACCCCAACTGTGCCAACAACACCGCTTTTCTCGGCCGTCATCGAAACGGCGAAACGCTGAACACAAAATCGGATTTGGATCACTGGGGTGTTTCGCTGTCTGCAACCTGGGAGGTGAACGATTGGTTGAGTGTGAAATCGATCACGTCATACCGCGATATCGATGCTGATATCGTTTCTGCTGGTGACCAAAGTCCCTGGGTCATTTTTCACCGCGAAGATCAGTTTGAGCATGACCAGTTCAGTCAGGAGCTGCAATTCAGCGGCGTGACAATGAACGATTCCGTGAAATGGTTGTTAGGGCTCTATTACTTCGAAGAGCAGGCGGACAACCCCAACCCGGTGTTCTTCCCCTCCTTTATCGGTAACTTCCTCAGCGGAGGCACGACGGACAATGACAACTTCGCGACATTTGGTCAAGTTACTTGGGATGTGACCGATCGTTTACACATCACTGCTGGATTGCGTTATACAGATGAAACCAAACGCTTCGACCCCTACTCTTTTATCCCCGCGGACACCACTTATTTTAACCCAGCCGACGGTAGGCTGGTGCCGGGGGATCGTTTGGTGCCGGCAGGCGAAGTTGAATTAACGTTTGATGACTGGACCCCTATGCTGAATATCGCCTATGACCTGAACGACGATGTGATGATTTACGTTTCCTACTCGGAAGGTTTCAAGAGCGGCGGGTTTGATCAACGCTACAATCAAATTTTCCCGGCGGTCTCCTCGTTTGATCCGGAACAGGCGACAACCTGGGAAGCAGGCATGAAATCCTCATGGCTAGACAACCGGCTACGGCTCAATACGGCGGTATTTTTTACTGATTATGAGGATCTGCACCTGATTATCAGGGAAGGTTTTGCGCCTATTACTTTTAATGGGGGAGAAGCGGAAATCTCTGGCTTTGAAATCGAAACCAGTTTTGTGCCGACCGACTCTTGGCTCCTACAATTCAGCGTAGGCTATATTGATGCGGAATACACTAAACTGTCACAGGAAGTGCTGGCGAAAAGTCCCATTCGAAAAGATTTTACGTTAGCGCAAACACCCGAGTGGTCGGCGAGCGCGGGTATTGCCTACACCACCGAGATAAAGGGTTGGGGCACATTAACGCCGCGCATCGATTGGGTCTATAAGAGTGAGGTCTATAACGACACGATCAATACCCCACAATTAAAGGCTGATTCCTATGAACTGATTAATCTGGCAATCGCCTTTCAAAGTGTGGATGAGAGCTGGGACGTAGTGCTTGCCGGGCGAAATCTGACTGATGAAGAATATCTGATTGCGGGTAATTCTGCCTTTGATACCGGCGCATCGTATATCGAAGGCGTATTCGACAGGGGTACACAGTGGACTCTTTCGGTAAAATACAATTTCTGA
- the queC gene encoding 7-cyano-7-deazaguanine synthase QueC, which produces MTQEKAVVLLSGGLDSATSLAIAQAKGLQCYTLSFNYGQRHSAELKAAQRVAEFARVTEHKVVTLDPAAFSGSALTDMHIDVPEQESLGIPVTYVPARNTIFLAYALGWAEVLGAEHIYIGVNAVDYSGYPDCRPEFIAAFETMANFATKVAVEGRPIKIETPLIHLTKGEIIRLGTELGVDYSLTVSCYQADGDGCACAKCDSCRLRKKGFDEAAIADPTRYI; this is translated from the coding sequence ATGACACAAGAGAAAGCAGTTGTATTACTTTCCGGTGGCTTAGATTCAGCCACGAGTTTGGCGATCGCCCAGGCAAAAGGTTTGCAATGCTATACACTAAGTTTCAATTATGGCCAACGCCATAGCGCCGAATTAAAAGCTGCTCAGCGTGTGGCGGAATTTGCTAGGGTCACAGAGCACAAAGTTGTGACTCTAGATCCTGCTGCGTTTTCAGGCTCTGCATTGACTGATATGCATATTGATGTGCCAGAACAAGAGTCACTGGGTATCCCCGTCACCTATGTGCCAGCGAGAAATACCATATTCCTCGCCTATGCACTCGGTTGGGCGGAAGTGTTGGGCGCAGAACACATATACATTGGGGTTAATGCCGTTGATTATTCTGGATACCCTGATTGTAGACCTGAGTTTATTGCAGCCTTTGAGACTATGGCGAACTTCGCAACAAAAGTGGCGGTGGAAGGTCGACCGATTAAAATTGAAACCCCCCTTATTCATCTGACGAAGGGGGAGATTATTCGTCTGGGAACCGAACTAGGGGTGGATTACAGTTTGACTGTTTCCTGTTATCAAGCAGATGGCGATGGCTGCGCCTGCGCGAAGTGTGATAGTTGTCGCCTACGCAAAAAAGGCTTTGACGAAGCGGCGATTGCTGATCCGACGCGCTATATCTGA
- a CDS encoding ISL3 family transposase gives MSHAGNIIGLPGLEIERVARNQGIEVWAKPIRRPPCTYCHGNHLKIKATHRRTVKHTRQGNQVMTLHLRVPKYHCPCCGRYFRHAFPGIRPRFRASEAYRLEVFEAHDGGITQRKLSRTHHISPATVERWYQHHIGQKCSEMSHQPCPRVLGIDEHFFTRKQGYATTFVDLKNHKVFDVKLGRSESSLRRYLRALEGRDKVQVVVMDMSETYRRIAKRYFPEATIVADRFHVVRLINQHFLKVWQQYDPEGRKNRGLISLMRRHQWHLSDEQHANLMVYLAEYPVLQTLYVVKQKLIRLMLLKTLTAQRAKKKLPRYVKLLEQLQDSPLRALARTLKSWMGPIIAMWRFSKSNGITEGFHNKMEMISRRAYGFRNFENYRLRVLAHCGWDGIINRV, from the coding sequence ATGTCCCACGCAGGAAACATTATAGGCCTACCTGGCCTAGAGATTGAACGGGTAGCCCGAAATCAAGGCATAGAGGTGTGGGCAAAGCCCATCCGCAGACCGCCCTGTACCTATTGCCACGGCAATCATTTGAAGATTAAAGCTACTCATCGCCGGACAGTAAAGCACACTCGCCAGGGTAACCAGGTGATGACCTTGCACCTGCGGGTGCCCAAATACCATTGTCCGTGTTGTGGTAGATACTTCCGTCATGCCTTTCCCGGAATTCGCCCTCGTTTTCGTGCGTCTGAAGCCTATCGGCTGGAAGTTTTTGAAGCGCATGATGGTGGTATTACTCAGCGAAAACTGTCCCGAACACACCATATCAGTCCGGCGACAGTTGAGCGGTGGTATCAGCACCATATTGGCCAGAAGTGCTCCGAGATGAGCCATCAGCCCTGTCCTCGGGTGTTAGGCATTGATGAACACTTTTTTACCCGCAAGCAAGGCTACGCGACCACCTTCGTGGATCTGAAGAATCACAAGGTGTTCGATGTGAAGCTGGGACGATCAGAATCCAGCTTACGCCGCTACTTACGGGCACTGGAGGGGCGCGATAAGGTGCAGGTGGTGGTGATGGATATGTCCGAAACCTATCGCCGTATTGCCAAACGTTACTTCCCCGAAGCAACCATTGTGGCCGACCGGTTTCACGTTGTAAGACTAATCAATCAACACTTCTTAAAGGTGTGGCAACAATACGATCCAGAGGGCCGAAAGAACCGCGGATTAATCAGTCTGATGCGCCGGCATCAATGGCATTTAAGCGATGAGCAACACGCAAACCTTATGGTTTATCTCGCTGAATATCCGGTTTTACAAACGCTGTATGTCGTCAAACAAAAACTGATTCGTTTGATGCTTTTGAAAACGCTAACCGCTCAACGAGCAAAAAAGAAATTACCGCGCTATGTGAAGCTTCTAGAACAACTACAAGACAGTCCCTTACGGGCGTTGGCTCGGACATTAAAGTCTTGGATGGGGCCGATCATTGCCATGTGGCGATTCAGTAAAAGCAATGGAATAACGGAAGGTTTTCACAACAAGATGGAAATGATCTCGAGACGAGCGTATGGTTTTAGAAACTTTGAGAATTACCGATTAAGAGTGCTGGCCCACTGCGGGTGGGATGGTATTATCAACCGGGTTTGA
- the pal gene encoding peptidoglycan-associated lipoprotein Pal, which produces MQVANVLKVLLLGSALVWMAGCSTSGSKDDAEAARRAAEEAAAAQAYRAEEEARLASQAMEAEENARRQADQQRLLGITTFYFDFDQSVVKPEARAALEAHALYLTSNGGNVVLEGHADERGTREYNLALGERRAEAIGRYLTVLGVTSQQIETVSYGEERPASLGHDDSSWSLNRRVELRYEN; this is translated from the coding sequence ATGCAAGTCGCAAATGTATTAAAGGTTTTATTACTGGGGTCGGCTTTGGTGTGGATGGCGGGTTGTTCCACCTCCGGAAGCAAGGATGATGCCGAAGCAGCACGTCGTGCTGCGGAAGAAGCTGCTGCTGCTCAAGCATATCGTGCTGAAGAAGAAGCGAGATTAGCCAGTCAGGCAATGGAAGCAGAAGAAAATGCTCGAAGGCAGGCTGACCAGCAACGCCTCTTGGGGATTACCACCTTCTATTTTGATTTCGATCAGTCAGTGGTTAAACCGGAAGCTCGTGCTGCTCTCGAAGCTCATGCTCTATACCTGACCAGTAATGGTGGTAATGTTGTGCTGGAAGGTCATGCCGATGAGCGTGGCACACGAGAATACAACCTGGCGCTGGGTGAACGTCGCGCTGAAGCAATTGGACGCTACTTGACAGTTTTGGGTGTGACCAGTCAACAGATTGAAACTGTCAGCTATGGTGAAGAACGTCCGGCTAGTTTAGGGCATGACGATTCATCATGGAGTCTGAATCGTCGTGTTGAGTTGCGTTACGAGAACTAA
- a CDS encoding UbiD family decarboxylase: MRKKIVDTHWNPHATSDFREWLQLLEEHDELKRVTVEVDWNLELSAITRVNLAQKGPGLLFENIKDYRDSFCNKMVTCSASNGRQIRLMLGMAEESGDKEVVKELRQRFENPVKPVILETGPVKENIVKGKAIDLEKLPIPIWSRLDGGRYIDTFGAVVTKDPQVGQFNIGIYRGMLLGKDRIGKLIVPSQHWGSHFAKHKDSMAPMPVAIVFGAHDIVPLCAATPFAKDICEYDMMGAVLGQPMPLVKCETNDLLIPANAEIVIEGFISPNPDSFEMEGPFAEYPGYAGGKPSPKPVLKVSCISHRNNPIFRGAQEGARPGFPSEDSAICAYLWSAAAWQVVERQGIGGITDFWLPPVVTGTTAVVQINKRYHGHAQQVAAALWGNSSSTFFYKNVTVVEEDIDIRDREALEWAMTFRMDAGDGQLVTYGPTPGSPLDPSVAQEYQNPKKYGAACWTRVLFDATRSWKFDPNPMWQGERFAPVAVMPSDVEQQVCAKWSEYGISEHYLDERQRNMLTYSEFSKKHPEWIPYKDDSN; encoded by the coding sequence ATGAGAAAGAAAATTGTTGATACCCATTGGAACCCGCACGCAACCAGCGATTTTCGGGAATGGCTGCAATTGCTCGAGGAACATGACGAACTGAAACGCGTTACGGTCGAGGTGGACTGGAATCTGGAGTTAAGCGCCATCACGCGCGTCAATCTTGCCCAGAAAGGACCGGGACTTTTATTTGAAAATATCAAAGACTACCGCGACAGCTTCTGTAATAAGATGGTTACCTGCAGCGCTAGTAACGGTCGACAAATCCGGCTCATGCTGGGTATGGCGGAGGAGTCCGGCGATAAGGAAGTCGTTAAGGAGCTGCGGCAGCGGTTCGAAAATCCGGTTAAGCCAGTTATTCTTGAAACCGGGCCGGTGAAAGAGAATATTGTTAAAGGCAAAGCGATCGATCTGGAAAAATTACCGATACCTATTTGGAGCAGGCTGGATGGTGGCCGCTATATTGACACTTTTGGCGCGGTAGTGACGAAAGATCCGCAAGTGGGCCAATTTAACATTGGAATCTACCGCGGCATGCTGCTAGGCAAGGATCGGATCGGCAAGCTGATAGTACCAAGTCAGCATTGGGGTTCGCATTTTGCAAAGCATAAAGACAGTATGGCCCCCATGCCGGTGGCAATCGTTTTCGGCGCGCACGACATCGTACCCTTGTGCGCAGCAACGCCCTTTGCCAAAGATATCTGTGAATATGACATGATGGGCGCTGTGTTGGGACAACCGATGCCTTTAGTAAAATGTGAGACCAACGATCTGTTAATACCGGCCAATGCGGAAATCGTCATTGAAGGATTTATATCGCCGAATCCGGACAGTTTCGAAATGGAAGGACCCTTCGCCGAATATCCCGGTTACGCTGGCGGCAAACCTTCGCCCAAGCCGGTACTCAAGGTATCCTGTATCAGCCATCGCAATAACCCCATTTTCCGTGGCGCTCAAGAGGGCGCACGACCAGGGTTTCCCAGCGAAGATTCGGCAATTTGCGCCTACTTATGGTCTGCCGCCGCCTGGCAAGTGGTTGAACGCCAAGGGATTGGCGGCATCACTGATTTCTGGCTTCCGCCGGTGGTGACCGGCACGACTGCCGTCGTGCAGATAAATAAGCGCTACCATGGACATGCACAGCAGGTGGCCGCCGCTCTGTGGGGTAATAGCAGCTCAACTTTCTTTTATAAAAATGTCACCGTCGTCGAAGAAGATATTGACATACGCGACCGCGAAGCACTTGAATGGGCGATGACATTTCGTATGGATGCAGGCGATGGACAGCTGGTCACTTACGGCCCAACGCCCGGATCTCCACTGGATCCTTCCGTCGCACAGGAATACCAAAATCCAAAAAAATATGGCGCTGCCTGCTGGACGCGCGTGTTGTTCGATGCCACACGAAGTTGGAAGTTTGATCCAAATCCGATGTGGCAAGGCGAACGCTTTGCGCCGGTTGCCGTTATGCCGTCCGATGTAGAGCAACAGGTGTGCGCCAAATGGTCGGAATACGGTATTTCTGAACACTATCTTGATGAGCGGCAGCGCAATATGCTGACTTATTCAGAGTTTTCAAAAAAACATCCTGAATGGATTCCTTACAAGGACGATTCCAATTAA
- a CDS encoding AraC family transcriptional regulator: MRSRTFYNNLPEPRVPILFTRRLDELESFHSRETEPRSWSYLQSKKAALFKISRLKLRSTEIYNCSFGSAIRGISEPLNSFQLILPLEGQIVTRHSNQNLEVQPGFAAIQFPGHCADNCWDDQSQALVVRIGTTSLEPLISRRCLETMRSGRCLVSTNQGLGQSFYYLLNQIFSEYDDATEMANMKDISARNSLEDLMLYCLALTLENQFMDRPNTPEEMKLLPSSLRLILDYIYANLDQPMTLTDLTEVTGVSSRSLQKSFAKHIGKGPLAFIRAAKLTKVREQLLKASPNDTSVTHIAMRWGFYHLGDFSRYYLVQFGEHPSETLNK, from the coding sequence ATGCGGAGCCGGACATTTTATAACAACCTGCCAGAACCTCGGGTACCCATTCTCTTTACACGCAGATTGGATGAGCTGGAATCGTTCCACTCCCGGGAAACAGAACCGAGAAGCTGGTCGTATCTGCAATCGAAAAAAGCTGCCCTGTTTAAAATCAGTCGTCTTAAACTACGCTCAACGGAAATTTATAATTGTAGCTTCGGTTCGGCCATTCGAGGCATTTCAGAACCGCTCAACTCTTTTCAGCTTATTTTGCCTTTAGAAGGCCAGATCGTTACTAGGCATTCGAATCAAAATCTGGAAGTACAGCCCGGATTTGCAGCTATTCAGTTTCCTGGACATTGTGCAGATAATTGCTGGGACGACCAAAGCCAAGCGCTTGTCGTCAGAATCGGCACTACCAGTCTGGAGCCTTTGATATCGCGCAGATGCCTTGAAACAATGCGATCCGGCAGATGTTTGGTTTCGACAAACCAAGGCCTCGGGCAAAGTTTTTATTACCTGCTGAATCAAATCTTTTCCGAATACGACGACGCCACCGAGATGGCCAATATGAAGGATATTTCTGCGAGAAACTCGCTGGAAGACCTGATGCTCTATTGTCTTGCACTGACGCTAGAGAATCAGTTTATGGACAGGCCTAATACTCCTGAAGAGATGAAATTATTACCAAGTAGCCTTAGGCTTATATTGGACTATATTTATGCGAATCTGGATCAACCCATGACACTGACCGACTTGACCGAAGTGACTGGCGTTAGTAGTCGATCTCTGCAAAAGAGTTTCGCCAAACATATCGGCAAAGGCCCGTTAGCATTTATTCGGGCAGCAAAACTTACTAAAGTTCGTGAGCAATTATTAAAAGCCTCTCCGAACGATACTAGCGTTACCCATATTGCCATGCGTTGGGGGTTTTATCATTTGGGCGACTTCTCTCGGTATTATCTGGTGCAGTTTGGAGAACATCCGTCTGAAACCTTGAATAAATAA
- the ybgF gene encoding tol-pal system protein YbgF, with the protein MGLSVRYILVTMLGISVPSIQAAPPVPVVDSAGASDTQSYSSRLRQSQATSDQMQGLSASPASLLYQFELLQQEVQTLRGMLEQQAHQINQMRDEQRDRYLDLDRRISLQGKPGKLEPEPNYTPSTSTTNFDSDQPRSGLDEKKSYHAAFDLIRNKHYDDAVSAFAQFVRDFPDGEYTGNAYYWLGEVQVVKANYQAAQSAFETLLSRFPQHRKTADAKYKLGKVYRELGDRTKAKQLLQEVINQYPGSSAAKLSESELRNLSP; encoded by the coding sequence ATGGGTTTATCTGTTCGCTACATACTTGTAACTATGCTGGGAATCTCGGTTCCCAGTATACAGGCTGCGCCACCAGTGCCGGTTGTCGACTCCGCTGGTGCAAGTGATACCCAGAGTTATTCCTCCCGTTTGAGACAGTCGCAAGCTACCAGTGATCAAATGCAAGGACTGAGTGCTAGTCCTGCGAGTCTGTTATACCAATTCGAACTTTTACAGCAGGAAGTGCAAACGCTTAGAGGCATGTTGGAACAACAGGCTCATCAGATTAATCAGATGCGAGATGAGCAGCGTGATCGTTATTTGGATTTAGATCGACGTATTAGCTTGCAAGGTAAACCAGGGAAATTGGAGCCAGAGCCAAATTATACGCCTAGCACAAGTACAACAAATTTTGACAGTGATCAGCCAAGGTCGGGACTGGATGAAAAAAAATCCTACCATGCGGCTTTTGACCTGATACGAAATAAGCATTACGACGATGCAGTTAGCGCGTTCGCTCAGTTTGTTCGTGATTTTCCAGACGGAGAGTACACGGGAAACGCCTATTATTGGTTGGGCGAGGTGCAGGTTGTCAAAGCTAACTATCAGGCAGCGCAATCGGCCTTCGAAACGCTATTAAGCCGGTTTCCCCAGCACCGTAAAACCGCTGATGCAAAATATAAGCTAGGTAAGGTATATCGGGAGCTGGGTGATCGCACTAAGGCGAAACAGCTATTACAGGAAGTGATTAATCAATACCCTGGCTCTTCGGCGGCAAAATTGTCAGAGTCCGAGCTTAGAAATTTATCACCTTAG